A window of the Salvelinus fontinalis isolate EN_2023a chromosome 14, ASM2944872v1, whole genome shotgun sequence genome harbors these coding sequences:
- the btbd2a gene encoding BTB/POZ domain-containing protein 2a has protein sequence MRCCACLSQQQTLQCSPSKMAAEEESNSRAPCLNFSSPGPLGNAQPSNNAHSSPATNEGSAGATGGAPRTAGHSNPQPGPDRGGGTDVRVEHSPNRQHTTPQSAGQSATAARAPTVAGGAATNMTASSVESPNIPSSLPSSPASAAVLVYREPVYNWQATKNTVKERFAFLFNNEVLSDVHFLVGKGMGVQRIPAHRFALAVGSAVFDAMFNGGMATTSTEIELPDVEPAAFLALLKFLYSDEVQIGPETVMTTLYTAKKYAVPALEAHCVEFLKKNLRADNAFMLLTQARLFDEPQLASLCLENIDKNTVDALAAEGFTDIDLDTLVAVLERDTLGVREVRLFGAAVRWAEAETQRQQYQPTPENKRKVLGKALVLIRFPLMTIEEFAAGPAQSGILSDQEVVSLFLHFTVNPKPHVEFIDRPRCCLRGKECSITRFGQVESRWGYSGTSDCIRFSVNRRIFVVGFGLYGSIHGPTDYQVNIQVIHTDSNTVLGQNDTGFSCDGSSNTFRVMFKEPVEILPSVNYIACSTLKGPDSHYGTKGMRKVTHEAPATGTKTCFTFCYAAGNNNGTSVEDGQIPEVIFYT, from the exons ATGCGCTGTTGTGCTTGTTTATCTCAGCAGCAAACCCTGCAGTGTTCTCCATCCAAAATGGCTGCGGAGGAGGAGAGCAATAGCAGAGCTCCATGTCTCAATTTCTCCAGTCCCGGACCGCTGGGTAATGCTCAGCCGAGCAACAACGCCCATTCCTCGCCCGCTACAAACGAGGGGTCAGCGGGTGCAACTGGAGGGGCACCACGGACAGCGGGACACTCAAACCCTCAACCAGGCCCTGACCGTGGCGGTGGCACCGATGTCAGAGTAGAGCATTCCCCGAATAGGCAACACACTACGCCACAGTCAGCGGGTCAGAGTGCCACGGCTGCCCGGGCACCGACAGTCGCAGGAGGAGCTGCGACAAACATGACAGCATCCTCCGTAGAGTCCCCGAACATTCCATCCTCACTTCCCAGTAGCCCTGCATCTGCGGCCGTATTGGTTTATCGGGAGCCAGTGTACAACTGGCAGGCCACAAAAAACACCGTGAAAGAAAGGTTTGCGTTTCTGTTCAACAACGAGGTGCTGAGTGACGTGCATTTTCTGGTGGGGAAGGGAATGGGAGTGCAGCGGATACCAGCACACAG ATTTGCCCTTGCCGTAGGAAGTGCAGTATTCGATGCTATGTTCAATGGCGGTATGGCCACCACCTCTACTGAGATCGAGCTGCCTGACGTGGAGCCGGCTGCATTCCTTGCCCTGCTCAA GTTCCTGTACTCAGATGAGGTGCAGATAGGACCCGAGACTGTGATGACCACACTGTACACAGCCAAGAAGTATGCAGTGCCGGCCCTAGAGGCCCACTGTGTGGAGTTCCTCAAGAAGAATCTACGTGCTGACAATGCCTTCATGTTGCTCactcag GCGCGTCTCTTTGACGAACCTCAGCTGGCCAGCCTCTGTCTGGAGAATATCGACAAGAACACTGTGGATGCACTCGCTGCCGAGGGCTTCACTGATATTGATCTAG ACACGCTGGTGGCGGTGCTGGAGAGGGACACTCTGGGGGTGCGGGAGGTACGTCTGTTTGGGGCTGCGGTGCGCTGGGCAGAGGCAGAGACCCAGAGGCAGCAGTACCAGCCCACTCCGGAGAACAAGCGCAAAGTGCTGGGCAAAGCCCTGGTCCTTATCCGCTTCCCTCTCATGACCATCGAGGAATTTGCTGCAG GTCCAGCCCAGTCTGGTATTCTTAGTGACCAGGAGGTGGTGAGCCTGTTCCTTCACTTCACGGTGAACCCCAAGCCTCACGTGGAGTTCATCGACCGGCCTCGCTGCTGCCTGCGGGGGAAGGAGTGCAGCATCACACGCTTCGGACAGGTGGAGAGCCGCTGGGGCTACAGCGGGACCAGTGACTGCATCCG GTTTTCAGTGAATCGGAGGATATTTGTGGTTGGATTTGGCCTCTATGGTTCGATACATGGTCCTACAGACTACCAAGTCAATATACAG GTCATTCACACAGACAGCAACACTGTCCTGGGTCAGAATGACACAGGCTTTAGCTGCGACGGTTCCTCCAACACATTCCGGGTCATGTTTAAGGAACCAGTGGAGATCCTGCCCAGTGTCAACTACATCGCGTGTTCCACCCTCAAG GGACCAGACTCGCACTATGGCACCAAAGGAATGCGTAAAGTGACCCACGAAGCCCCTGCCACCGGCACCAAGACCTGCTTCACCTTCTGCTATGCTGCAGGAAACAACAACGGCACTTCAGTAGAGGATGGACAGATCCCTGAGGTCATCTTCTACACATAA
- the LOC129810719 gene encoding SWI/SNF-related matrix-associated actin-dependent regulator of chromatin subfamily E member 1-related-like isoform X1, with protein sequence MFLLAYLITSLTHFTSCSDIMGGVKQEQNDGPPPRGMPSSDAAHEEHIRSLSVQPVKKRGWPKGKKRKKVLPNGPKAPVTGYVRFLNERREQIRAKYPDLPFPEITKRLGAEWSCLAPHDKQRFLDEAEREKLQYARELREYQQSEAYQITSAKIQDKKVKREESPSVIINANSSGSAALKGSDYLSNRFDVPIFTEEFLDQNKAREAELRRLRKANVEFEEQNAVLQKHIADMYSAKERLEAELGQDELRTQALHRHLLAIKHTLVSSLSTVALPGTGETPSLGTLDSYLSRLSGTLESNPHEHRVLLTQLRDVLSHLDSEKL encoded by the exons ATGTTCCTTTTGGCATATTTAATCACATCTCTGACGCATTTTACGTCATGTTCA GATATCATGGGAGGTGTGAAACAGGAGCAGAATGATGGACCACCACCAAGAGGCATGCCGTCCTCTGATGCAGCACACGAAGAG CATATCCGTTCTCTTTCTGTACAGCCTGTGAAGAAGAGGGGTTGGCCAAAGGGTAAGAAGAGAAAGAAGGTTTTGCCCAACGGTCCCAAGGCACCAGTGACTGGATATGTGCGCTTTCTGAATGAACGACGAGAGCAGATCCGTGCTAAGTACCCTGACCTGCCCTTTCCAGAAATTACCAAGAGGTTGGGCGCAGAGTGGAGCTGCTTAGCACCTCATGACAAACAG CGCTTCCTAGATGAGGCGGAGCGAGAAAAGCTGCAGTATGCCCGGGAGCTGAGAGAATACCAACAGAGTGAGGCCTATCAGATCACCAGTGCCAAGATCCAGGACAAGAAGGTCAAGAGAG agGAGTCTCCATCTGTCATTATCAATGCCAACAGTTCTGGATCAGCTGCTCTGAAG GGTTCAGACTACCTGTCCAACAGATTTGATGTTCCAATATTCACAGAGGAGTTCCTGGACCAGAACAAGG CCCGGGAAGCAGAGCTTCGGCGTCTTCGCAAAGCCAATGTTGAGTTTGAGGAGCAGAACGCCGTGCTGCAGAAGCACATAGCAGACATGTACAGCGCCAAAGAGAGGCTGGAAGCTGAACTGGGGCAGGATGAGCTCCGGACACAGGCCTTACACAGGCACCTGCTGGCCATCAAACACACCCTCGTCAGCAGTCTGTCCACCGTGGCCCTGCCAG GCACAGGTGAGACACCCTCTCTTGGTACCCTGGACTCTTACCTGAGTCGCCTGAGTGGTACTCTGGAGAGCAACCCTCATGAGCACCGTGTCTTGCTGACTCAGCTTCGTGAtgtcctttctcacctggacag TGAGAAGCTATGA
- the LOC129810719 gene encoding SWI/SNF-related matrix-associated actin-dependent regulator of chromatin subfamily E member 1-related-like isoform X2, whose translation MFLLAYLITSLTHFTSCSDIMGGVKQEQNDGPPPRGMPSSDAAHEEPVKKRGWPKGKKRKKVLPNGPKAPVTGYVRFLNERREQIRAKYPDLPFPEITKRLGAEWSCLAPHDKQRFLDEAEREKLQYARELREYQQSEAYQITSAKIQDKKVKREESPSVIINANSSGSAALKGSDYLSNRFDVPIFTEEFLDQNKAREAELRRLRKANVEFEEQNAVLQKHIADMYSAKERLEAELGQDELRTQALHRHLLAIKHTLVSSLSTVALPGTGETPSLGTLDSYLSRLSGTLESNPHEHRVLLTQLRDVLSHLDSEKL comes from the exons ATGTTCCTTTTGGCATATTTAATCACATCTCTGACGCATTTTACGTCATGTTCA GATATCATGGGAGGTGTGAAACAGGAGCAGAATGATGGACCACCACCAAGAGGCATGCCGTCCTCTGATGCAGCACACGAAGAG CCTGTGAAGAAGAGGGGTTGGCCAAAGGGTAAGAAGAGAAAGAAGGTTTTGCCCAACGGTCCCAAGGCACCAGTGACTGGATATGTGCGCTTTCTGAATGAACGACGAGAGCAGATCCGTGCTAAGTACCCTGACCTGCCCTTTCCAGAAATTACCAAGAGGTTGGGCGCAGAGTGGAGCTGCTTAGCACCTCATGACAAACAG CGCTTCCTAGATGAGGCGGAGCGAGAAAAGCTGCAGTATGCCCGGGAGCTGAGAGAATACCAACAGAGTGAGGCCTATCAGATCACCAGTGCCAAGATCCAGGACAAGAAGGTCAAGAGAG agGAGTCTCCATCTGTCATTATCAATGCCAACAGTTCTGGATCAGCTGCTCTGAAG GGTTCAGACTACCTGTCCAACAGATTTGATGTTCCAATATTCACAGAGGAGTTCCTGGACCAGAACAAGG CCCGGGAAGCAGAGCTTCGGCGTCTTCGCAAAGCCAATGTTGAGTTTGAGGAGCAGAACGCCGTGCTGCAGAAGCACATAGCAGACATGTACAGCGCCAAAGAGAGGCTGGAAGCTGAACTGGGGCAGGATGAGCTCCGGACACAGGCCTTACACAGGCACCTGCTGGCCATCAAACACACCCTCGTCAGCAGTCTGTCCACCGTGGCCCTGCCAG GCACAGGTGAGACACCCTCTCTTGGTACCCTGGACTCTTACCTGAGTCGCCTGAGTGGTACTCTGGAGAGCAACCCTCATGAGCACCGTGTCTTGCTGACTCAGCTTCGTGAtgtcctttctcacctggacag TGAGAAGCTATGA
- the LOC129810719 gene encoding SWI/SNF-related matrix-associated actin-dependent regulator of chromatin subfamily E member 1-related-like isoform X3, with protein sequence MGGVKQEQNDGPPPRGMPSSDAAHEEHIRSLSVQPVKKRGWPKGKKRKKVLPNGPKAPVTGYVRFLNERREQIRAKYPDLPFPEITKRLGAEWSCLAPHDKQRFLDEAEREKLQYARELREYQQSEAYQITSAKIQDKKVKREESPSVIINANSSGSAALKGSDYLSNRFDVPIFTEEFLDQNKAREAELRRLRKANVEFEEQNAVLQKHIADMYSAKERLEAELGQDELRTQALHRHLLAIKHTLVSSLSTVALPGTGETPSLGTLDSYLSRLSGTLESNPHEHRVLLTQLRDVLSHLDSEKL encoded by the exons ATGGGAGGTGTGAAACAGGAGCAGAATGATGGACCACCACCAAGAGGCATGCCGTCCTCTGATGCAGCACACGAAGAG CATATCCGTTCTCTTTCTGTACAGCCTGTGAAGAAGAGGGGTTGGCCAAAGGGTAAGAAGAGAAAGAAGGTTTTGCCCAACGGTCCCAAGGCACCAGTGACTGGATATGTGCGCTTTCTGAATGAACGACGAGAGCAGATCCGTGCTAAGTACCCTGACCTGCCCTTTCCAGAAATTACCAAGAGGTTGGGCGCAGAGTGGAGCTGCTTAGCACCTCATGACAAACAG CGCTTCCTAGATGAGGCGGAGCGAGAAAAGCTGCAGTATGCCCGGGAGCTGAGAGAATACCAACAGAGTGAGGCCTATCAGATCACCAGTGCCAAGATCCAGGACAAGAAGGTCAAGAGAG agGAGTCTCCATCTGTCATTATCAATGCCAACAGTTCTGGATCAGCTGCTCTGAAG GGTTCAGACTACCTGTCCAACAGATTTGATGTTCCAATATTCACAGAGGAGTTCCTGGACCAGAACAAGG CCCGGGAAGCAGAGCTTCGGCGTCTTCGCAAAGCCAATGTTGAGTTTGAGGAGCAGAACGCCGTGCTGCAGAAGCACATAGCAGACATGTACAGCGCCAAAGAGAGGCTGGAAGCTGAACTGGGGCAGGATGAGCTCCGGACACAGGCCTTACACAGGCACCTGCTGGCCATCAAACACACCCTCGTCAGCAGTCTGTCCACCGTGGCCCTGCCAG GCACAGGTGAGACACCCTCTCTTGGTACCCTGGACTCTTACCTGAGTCGCCTGAGTGGTACTCTGGAGAGCAACCCTCATGAGCACCGTGTCTTGCTGACTCAGCTTCGTGAtgtcctttctcacctggacag TGAGAAGCTATGA